The following proteins are co-located in the Flectobacillus major DSM 103 genome:
- a CDS encoding tyrosine-type recombinase/integrase, whose product MTNQPLNRYLKEIGRLVGFDALETIIYTTGGKRITQQLPKYELITTHIARRSFATNQYLLGVPTITIMEMTGHRTEKAFMKYIKVTKREHAQKIREIWNKQKEHPFNNILKIANPKGI is encoded by the coding sequence TTGACTAATCAACCCCTAAACCGTTATCTCAAAGAAATAGGGCGTTTAGTTGGTTTTGATGCCTTAGAAACGATTATCTACACCACAGGAGGAAAACGCATAACTCAACAATTACCCAAATACGAACTTATTACGACGCACATCGCCCGCAGGAGTTTTGCAACGAATCAGTATTTGTTAGGCGTACCAACCATTACCATTATGGAAATGACAGGACACCGCACCGAAAAGGCATTTATGAAGTATATCAAAGTTACCAAACGAGAACACGCCCAGAAAATACGTGAGATTTGGAACAAACAAAAGGAGCATCCGTTTAATAATATTTTGAAAATTGCCAACCCAAAAGGTATCTAA
- a CDS encoding RrF2 family transcriptional regulator — translation MISKKAKYALKALKVLAREYEKGPLLIANIAESEHIPKKFLEAILLELRNHGILQSQKGKGGGYYLRMPPEQVSFAKIIRIIDGPISPTLCVSLHFYGKCDDCVSEEACSLRNVMEKWRDANLAVLEETTLSDLIK, via the coding sequence ATGATTTCCAAAAAAGCCAAATACGCTTTGAAAGCTTTGAAAGTTCTTGCTCGTGAATATGAGAAAGGGCCGTTGTTAATTGCTAATATTGCAGAGTCAGAACACATTCCAAAAAAATTCTTAGAAGCTATTTTATTAGAGCTTCGTAACCACGGTATTTTGCAAAGTCAGAAAGGAAAAGGGGGAGGGTATTACCTTCGTATGCCTCCAGAACAAGTAAGTTTTGCTAAAATCATACGTATTATCGATGGCCCTATTTCACCAACACTATGCGTTTCTTTACATTTTTATGGTAAATGCGACGACTGTGTGAGCGAAGAAGCTTGTTCATTGAGAAATGTAATGGAAAAGTGGAGAGATGCTAACCTAGCGGTTTTGGAAGAAACAACTCTTAGCGACTTAATCAAATAA